A genomic window from Bubalus bubalis isolate 160015118507 breed Murrah chromosome 11, NDDB_SH_1, whole genome shotgun sequence includes:
- the RPL10L gene encoding 60S ribosomal protein L10-like, translating into MGRRPARCYRYCKNKPYPKSRFCRGVPDAKIRIFDLGRKKAKVDEFPLCGHMVSDEYEQLSSEALEAARICANKYMVKSCGKDGFHIRVRLHPFHVIRINKMLSCAGADRLQTGMRGAFGKPQGTVARVHIGQVIMSIRTKLQNKEHVIEALRRAKFKFPGRQKIHISKKWGFTRFNADEFEDKVAKKRLIPDGCGVKYVPNRGPLDKWRALNS; encoded by the coding sequence ATGGGCCGCCGCCCTGCCCGTTGTTACCGGTACTGTAAGAATAAGCCTTACCCAAAGTCTCGCTTCTGCCGAGGTGTCCCCGATGCCAAGATCCGCATCTTTGACCTGGGTCGGAAGAAGGCCAAAGTGGATGAGTTCCCACTCTGTGGCCACATGGTGTCTGATGAATATGAGCAGCTCTCTTCCGAAGCCCTGGAGGCCGCCCGAATTTGTGCCAACAAGTACATGGTGAAAAGTTGCGGCAAAGATGGCTTTCACATTCGAGTGCGACTCCATCCATTCCATGTCATCCGCATCAACAAGATGTTGTCCTGTGCTGGTGCTGACAGGCTTCAGACAGGTATGCGAGGTGCCTTTGGAAAGCCCCAGGGTACGGTGGCCCGAGTCCACATTGGTCAAGTCATCATGTCCATCCGCACCAAGCTTCAGAACAAGGAACATGTGATTGAAGCTTTACGCAGGGCCAAGTTCAAGTTCCCTGGGCGCCAGAAGATTCATATCTCCAAGAAATGGGGCTTTACCAGGTTTAATGCTGATGAATTTGAAGACAAAGTGGCTAAGAAGCGCCTCATTCCCGATGGTTGCGGAGTCAAATATGTCCCCAACCGTGGACCTTTGGACAAGTGGCGAGCTCTGAACTCCTGA